One genomic segment of Mycolicibacterium gilvum includes these proteins:
- a CDS encoding LLM class F420-dependent oxidoreductase: MSSVDFRVFVEPQQGASYADQLAVARTAEQAGYSAFFRSDHYLAMAGDGLPGPTDSWVTLAGLARETSSIRLGTMVTSATFRHPGPLAISVAQVDEMSGGRVELGLGAGWFEAEHKAYAIPFPPLGERFDRLTEQLEILTGLWTTPTGETFDYSGTHYSIADSPALPKPAQSPRPPIVIGGRGAKRTPALTARFADEFNIPFVPLDELTTQYARVAAAVEDAGRAKDSLTYSAAFVVCVGRDDAEIARRAAAIGREVDEMRSNSPTVGTPAEVVDKLGPFLEAGVERVYLQVLDMSDLEHVEFFAEQVIPQIH, translated from the coding sequence GTGAGTTCCGTCGATTTCCGCGTCTTCGTCGAACCCCAGCAGGGCGCGTCCTACGCCGACCAGCTCGCCGTCGCGCGGACGGCCGAACAGGCCGGCTACTCGGCGTTCTTCCGGTCCGACCACTACCTCGCGATGGCCGGCGACGGTCTTCCGGGACCCACGGATTCCTGGGTGACGCTGGCCGGTCTGGCACGGGAGACGTCGTCGATCCGGCTGGGCACCATGGTCACCTCGGCGACGTTCCGCCATCCCGGGCCGCTCGCGATCTCGGTCGCCCAGGTCGATGAGATGAGTGGTGGCCGAGTCGAATTGGGCCTCGGCGCGGGGTGGTTCGAAGCCGAGCACAAGGCGTACGCGATCCCGTTCCCGCCGCTGGGCGAACGATTCGACCGGCTCACCGAGCAACTCGAGATCCTCACCGGCCTGTGGACGACGCCGACGGGAGAGACCTTCGACTACTCGGGGACGCACTACAGCATCGCCGACTCCCCGGCGCTGCCGAAGCCTGCGCAGAGCCCGCGCCCGCCGATCGTGATCGGCGGGCGGGGCGCCAAGCGGACCCCGGCCCTGACGGCACGGTTCGCCGACGAGTTCAACATCCCGTTCGTCCCCCTCGACGAGCTCACCACCCAGTACGCCCGGGTCGCCGCGGCCGTCGAGGACGCCGGCCGCGCGAAGGATTCGCTGACCTACTCGGCGGCGTTCGTGGTGTGCGTCGGGCGCGACGACGCCGAGATCGCCCGGCGCGCCGCCGCGATCGGCCGCGAGGTCGACGAGATGCGGTCGAACTCCCCCACGGTCGGCACCCCGGCCGAGGTCGTCGACAAGCTCGGGCCGTTCCTGGAAGCCGGCGTGGAGCGCGTCTACCTGCAGGTTCTGGACATGTCGGACCTCGAGCACGTCGAGTTCTTCGCCGAGCAGGTCATCCCCCAGATCCACTGA